A genomic window from Maridesulfovibrio sp. includes:
- the thiC gene encoding phosphomethylpyrimidine synthase ThiC, whose amino-acid sequence MFSKNKALRSIFDSSIDELCKSEGLSKETIIQGIEDGTMVLLGNPNHKNVTPTLIGQPAKVKVNANIGTSPFKNDREKEMKKLDAAWKAGAHAVMDLSTAGDLDGIRTDMLTGCPLPLGTVPIYAMAQQYVARDEDPAGFTIDELFAEVEKEAEQGVDFMTLHCALTRQGAAWATGGDRLMGIVSRGGAILARWMRDHDEENPLLTHYDRLLEICLKHNVTLSLGDGLRPGAGADAGDAAQWEEVLWLGKLAKRAHEFGVQAMIEGPGHVPMHLVETQIRGIKAATYNAPLYVLGPLVTDSAPGYDHIAGAIGGAIAVQNGVDFLCYLTPAEHLTLPEIDDVWNGVKASLVAAQAGEVSLGRKDAVERDRAISQARMELDWDSIANLAIDPALACARRKDHKDEKECAMCGKFCAVRMLSE is encoded by the coding sequence ATGTTTTCAAAAAATAAAGCTCTCAGAAGCATATTTGACTCCAGCATTGATGAACTTTGCAAGAGCGAAGGTCTCTCCAAAGAGACAATTATTCAGGGCATTGAAGATGGGACCATGGTTCTGCTCGGGAACCCCAACCACAAGAATGTTACTCCTACCCTTATCGGACAGCCTGCAAAGGTAAAAGTAAACGCAAACATCGGTACTTCCCCTTTTAAGAATGATCGTGAAAAGGAAATGAAGAAGCTTGATGCTGCATGGAAAGCAGGCGCGCATGCCGTGATGGATCTTTCCACCGCTGGCGATCTTGACGGGATCAGGACAGACATGCTGACCGGATGCCCCCTGCCTTTGGGTACTGTTCCCATTTACGCTATGGCGCAGCAGTATGTTGCCCGCGATGAAGATCCCGCAGGTTTCACTATCGACGAACTTTTTGCAGAAGTAGAAAAAGAAGCAGAACAGGGTGTTGATTTCATGACCCTGCACTGCGCTCTGACCCGTCAGGGTGCTGCATGGGCAACCGGCGGTGACCGCCTGATGGGTATTGTTTCCCGTGGGGGCGCCATCCTCGCTCGCTGGATGCGTGACCATGATGAAGAAAATCCTCTGCTCACACACTACGATCGCCTGCTCGAAATCTGCCTCAAGCACAACGTGACCCTGAGTCTCGGCGACGGTCTGCGTCCCGGTGCTGGAGCCGATGCTGGCGATGCTGCACAGTGGGAAGAAGTTCTCTGGCTTGGCAAGCTTGCAAAACGCGCCCATGAATTCGGCGTGCAGGCAATGATTGAAGGTCCCGGTCACGTGCCCATGCATCTGGTTGAAACCCAGATTCGCGGTATCAAAGCTGCTACCTACAACGCACCTCTCTATGTCCTCGGACCTCTGGTAACTGATTCCGCCCCCGGTTATGACCACATTGCCGGTGCAATCGGTGGTGCCATCGCAGTTCAGAACGGTGTTGACTTCCTCTGCTACCTTACCCCGGCCGAACACCTGACCCTGCCCGAGATCGACGATGTTTGGAACGGCGTTAAAGCTTCTCTCGTTGCTGCTCAGGCCGGTGAAGTTTCCCTTGGCCGCAAAGATGCCGTAGAGCGTGACCGTGCAATTTCTCAGGCACGTATGGAACTTGATTGGGACAGCATTGCTAATCTGGCTATCGACCCCGCTCTTGCCTGTGCACGCAGAAAAGACCACAAAGATGAAAAAGAATGCGCTATGTGCGGAAAATTCTGCGCAGTCCGCATGCTTTCCGAATAA
- a CDS encoding hemolysin III family protein, whose product MFQYVRDPMSGLTHFIGFCLAIAGLIMLLVASVNPTSVMHVVTFSVFGGGMILLYLASTLYHWLPLSKRGILWLRKLDHSMIYVYIAATYTPICLVGLKGAWGWSLFGAIWGMAVAGIITKMLWLNAPRWLSTGFYLAMGWLVIVGAYPLIKALQTGALLWLLAGGIMYSIGAVIYATKRPNPWPEFFGFHEIFHVFVMAGSFCHFWVMYEYITELGWS is encoded by the coding sequence TTGTTTCAGTACGTTCGGGACCCCATGAGCGGGTTGACTCACTTTATCGGATTTTGTCTAGCCATTGCCGGTCTGATTATGCTGCTGGTCGCTTCGGTAAATCCCACCAGCGTTATGCATGTGGTGACATTCTCCGTCTTTGGTGGGGGAATGATTCTGCTCTATCTGGCCAGCACTCTCTATCACTGGCTGCCGCTTTCAAAGCGCGGTATTCTGTGGCTGCGTAAGCTCGACCATTCTATGATTTACGTATACATCGCCGCAACATATACGCCTATCTGCCTAGTGGGATTGAAAGGTGCGTGGGGCTGGTCGTTATTCGGTGCAATCTGGGGAATGGCTGTGGCCGGGATTATCACAAAAATGCTTTGGTTGAACGCACCGCGCTGGTTGTCCACTGGATTTTATCTTGCCATGGGCTGGCTGGTTATCGTCGGTGCATATCCTTTGATTAAAGCGCTACAAACCGGGGCGTTACTCTGGCTGCTGGCGGGCGGAATAATGTATTCGATCGGTGCGGTTATTTATGCTACAAAGCGTCCCAATCCGTGGCCTGAATTTTTCGGGTTCCATGAAATTTTTCATGTGTTCGTTATGGCCGGGAGCTTCTGCCATTTCTGGGTCATGTATGAATATATTACAGAGCTGGGGTGGAGTTAG
- the thiL gene encoding thiamine-phosphate kinase: MTKLNSEQDFLTLIDKYFPSENGHVTLGRGDDCSILKTGNDLCISKDLFLEDIHFRRSYFSPADIGYKSLAVNISDIAAMGGQPCGFALGLIVPPSLEYEFWDPFFGAMSALAEQHGVILAGGDLSGGQYLGISVTVWGESAGGRFLSRGNAKPGDILFLHGPAGMARTGLLSLEEDTEFALRNYPQSTKAHLRPPMRVAAGIKLAGSPEVKGLMDLSDGLARDLPRFLGNCEGNVGADISLDKDQLHEEVIRYAESKSISAAEHAFQGGEDYALFGAASANGFEALAESIPGLHKIGTITDDSKIVLNGREYTAGGFDHFAG, translated from the coding sequence ATGACAAAATTAAATTCCGAACAGGATTTCCTGACTCTGATCGACAAATATTTCCCGTCTGAGAACGGCCATGTAACTCTTGGTCGTGGGGATGACTGTTCTATCCTCAAGACAGGTAATGACCTGTGCATCAGTAAAGATCTATTTCTGGAAGACATTCATTTCAGAAGATCATACTTTTCCCCTGCGGACATCGGATATAAGTCTTTGGCTGTGAATATCAGCGACATTGCGGCTATGGGCGGGCAGCCTTGCGGTTTTGCGCTGGGACTGATTGTTCCACCGAGTCTGGAGTATGAATTCTGGGACCCATTCTTCGGGGCAATGTCCGCACTTGCAGAACAGCACGGGGTTATTCTTGCCGGTGGCGATCTTTCCGGCGGGCAGTATTTGGGAATTTCTGTAACAGTCTGGGGCGAAAGTGCCGGTGGGCGTTTTCTTTCACGTGGAAATGCTAAGCCGGGTGATATTTTATTCCTGCACGGCCCTGCCGGAATGGCTCGCACCGGACTTTTAAGCCTTGAAGAAGATACGGAGTTCGCACTCAGAAACTATCCGCAATCAACGAAGGCCCACCTGCGGCCACCAATGCGCGTAGCTGCTGGGATAAAACTGGCTGGGTCTCCGGAAGTCAAAGGATTGATGGACCTTTCCGACGGACTTGCCCGTGATCTGCCCCGCTTTTTAGGCAACTGTGAAGGAAATGTAGGTGCTGATATTTCTCTGGACAAAGATCAACTGCACGAAGAGGTAATCCGCTACGCTGAATCAAAATCAATTTCCGCAGCGGAACACGCCTTTCAGGGCGGCGAAGATTACGCTCTTTTCGGCGCGGCATCTGCCAATGGATTCGAAGCACTGGCTGAATCCATCCCCGGGCTTCACAAGATTGGAACCATCACCGACGACAGCAAAATTGTACTAAACGGCAGGGAATACACAGCCGGAGGCTTTGACCACTTTGCGGGCTAA
- a CDS encoding ATP-dependent helicase, which produces MIDFKKELNPAQYEAATHPQGPVLVIAGAGSGKTRTIVYRLAWLVEQGIPPESILLMTFTRKAAQEMLQRTELILGRPLNGTQGGTFHSFAYSVLRQNAAEIGYPNGITLMDRADSEGAVKEVKDGLKLGKGDRSYPKKSTLLDMISKSRNKEVSIDTLVNSEAFHLATYASEMEQIAKGYAIYKKQHGLMDYDDLLFYLEELLQKDKFLRNSLRSRYQYIMVDEYQDTNLVQARIVGLLAGKNGNVMAVGDDAQSIYSFRGADVTNILKFPEIFEDVKIVRLEQNYRSTQPILDLTNAILDGAEIKFDKKLFTEQTWGSKPQLMVPLSDFSQSNRVLDRIIELQKKHGPEEVAVLFRAGYQSYGLEVALKRLGVGFKKYGGLKFNEAAHIKDVLAFMRLVSNPADIIAWQRTLGHIKGVGPKTATKIAQAVISADEKAVGKFTQKYELLKDILRDLDALRKQKSSPATCLEVIVPLYRPLLVSQYPDDYPRREAGIEQLSQIASNYDDLEYFLTDLCLDPDQHNEEEKKEDVVTLSTIHSAKGLEWNAVIIIDLVEDRFPSRKSMQKPQEYEEERRLLYVACTRARKELIMCAPASINRKNTDFSEPAVPSPFLRELDTDLFEELQESYSGGMNIKKNTPVYPADYSAPSVTASSKPAPMKLGHCKHKIFGRGKIIERIEPNKLRINFPGFGPKVIVEDFVEML; this is translated from the coding sequence ATGATAGATTTCAAAAAAGAATTAAATCCTGCTCAATATGAAGCTGCTACACATCCACAGGGTCCGGTTCTGGTAATTGCCGGTGCGGGCAGTGGTAAGACCCGTACAATTGTTTACCGCTTGGCTTGGCTTGTGGAGCAAGGCATTCCGCCGGAATCCATCCTGCTGATGACCTTCACCCGTAAAGCAGCGCAGGAAATGCTGCAACGTACGGAACTAATTCTAGGACGTCCGCTAAACGGAACACAGGGTGGTACTTTCCACTCTTTTGCTTATTCCGTGCTGCGCCAGAATGCTGCTGAAATAGGCTACCCCAACGGCATCACACTCATGGACCGCGCTGACAGCGAGGGTGCGGTTAAGGAAGTTAAGGACGGGTTGAAATTAGGCAAAGGCGACCGCTCCTATCCGAAAAAATCCACCCTGCTGGATATGATCAGCAAATCACGCAACAAGGAAGTTTCCATTGATACGCTGGTAAACTCCGAAGCTTTTCATCTAGCGACTTACGCTTCTGAAATGGAACAGATCGCCAAAGGTTACGCTATCTATAAAAAACAGCACGGCCTGATGGATTATGACGACCTGCTCTTCTACCTTGAAGAACTGCTGCAGAAGGACAAATTTCTGCGCAATTCACTGCGCTCACGCTACCAGTACATTATGGTCGATGAATATCAGGATACCAACCTTGTACAGGCCCGAATAGTCGGGCTACTGGCCGGAAAGAACGGAAATGTCATGGCTGTGGGTGACGATGCCCAGTCAATTTACTCTTTCCGAGGCGCGGACGTTACAAACATCTTGAAATTTCCGGAGATTTTTGAGGATGTAAAAATTGTACGGCTGGAGCAGAACTACCGCTCAACCCAGCCCATTCTCGACCTGACCAACGCCATTCTCGATGGTGCGGAAATCAAGTTCGACAAAAAACTTTTCACAGAGCAGACATGGGGCAGCAAACCTCAACTTATGGTTCCGCTCAGCGATTTCAGCCAGTCCAACCGCGTACTGGACCGGATCATAGAATTACAAAAGAAACACGGTCCCGAAGAAGTGGCCGTACTTTTCCGGGCCGGATACCAGAGTTACGGGCTGGAAGTGGCTCTTAAACGGTTAGGTGTCGGCTTCAAGAAATATGGCGGCCTAAAATTTAACGAGGCAGCTCACATAAAAGACGTACTGGCCTTCATGCGTCTGGTCAGCAACCCGGCTGATATTATCGCTTGGCAGCGCACCCTCGGACACATCAAAGGGGTCGGTCCCAAGACCGCAACCAAAATTGCCCAAGCGGTCATTTCCGCCGACGAGAAGGCTGTTGGAAAATTTACCCAAAAATATGAACTGCTCAAAGACATCCTGCGTGATCTCGATGCACTGCGTAAACAAAAGTCTTCTCCCGCAACCTGTCTGGAAGTAATCGTACCGCTGTACAGACCGTTACTCGTGTCCCAATACCCGGACGATTACCCGCGCCGCGAAGCAGGGATCGAACAGCTCAGCCAGATTGCATCGAACTATGACGATCTGGAATATTTCCTGACCGACCTCTGCCTTGACCCGGATCAACACAACGAGGAAGAGAAAAAAGAAGATGTAGTCACCCTTTCCACCATCCATTCCGCCAAAGGTCTGGAGTGGAACGCGGTTATCATCATCGACCTTGTAGAGGACCGCTTCCCGTCCCGCAAATCCATGCAAAAACCACAGGAATACGAGGAAGAACGCCGACTGCTCTATGTAGCCTGTACACGCGCAAGAAAAGAACTGATAATGTGCGCTCCGGCTTCCATCAACCGCAAGAATACAGACTTTTCAGAACCGGCAGTGCCCAGCCCGTTTCTACGCGAACTGGACACCGACCTTTTCGAAGAATTGCAGGAATCCTATTCCGGCGGCATGAATATTAAAAAGAATACCCCGGTGTATCCAGCTGATTATTCCGCACCTTCGGTCACAGCAAGCAGTAAACCAGCCCCCATGAAGCTCGGACATTGCAAGCACAAGATATTCGGTCGCGGAAAAATCATTGAACGCATAGAGCCAAACAAGCTGCGTATCAATTTCCCCGGCTTCGGCCCCAAAGTAATTGTCGAAGATTTTGTTGAAATGCTATAA
- a CDS encoding alkaline phosphatase family protein yields the protein MFLTPTERKRIVVLGLDGLPSSLALKWAIKLPNLSRIAGKCSPISAELPELSPVNWTSFFTAQKPEKHGLYGFTSLDPQHYTLSINNFEQVLCPTIFDALGENGLVSKIINLPNTYPAKPLRGMLISGFVADSLEKAVQPPFLLGPLRDAGYQLEADTSRGIMDPVYLFDQVSHTLDCRLKALELLWNDLAWDLFTIVFTETDRLFHFFYPAFEDENHPLYPKAEEFMHKWDKTIGAVLDKFEALPGETKLISFADHGFATLETEVDLNTFLVQNDYLEYTRPAKDQWDSTIISQSSKAFALDPGRIYIHTSDFARGQVDHAQAEKIAAEIADKLMQLQFNGEQVMHQVLTKRQAYGEIPIGNPPDLICTAKPGFDLKAKFDRAEIFGFHGRTGTHTIKDAFFYSSDGQQIESMYQTGQIILDWFDINLKD from the coding sequence ATGTTTTTAACTCCGACAGAACGTAAAAGAATTGTTGTTTTAGGATTGGACGGCCTCCCGTCTTCTCTCGCGCTCAAATGGGCAATTAAACTTCCCAACTTATCACGTATTGCAGGGAAGTGTTCCCCTATCTCGGCTGAGCTGCCGGAACTTTCCCCGGTAAACTGGACATCTTTTTTTACTGCGCAAAAGCCGGAGAAGCATGGACTTTACGGCTTCACTTCGCTAGATCCGCAGCATTATACCCTGTCCATCAACAATTTTGAACAGGTACTCTGCCCTACTATTTTTGATGCCCTTGGTGAAAACGGATTGGTCAGCAAAATAATCAACCTGCCTAATACTTATCCGGCCAAGCCCCTACGCGGGATGCTCATTTCCGGTTTCGTGGCAGATTCGCTTGAAAAAGCTGTGCAGCCTCCATTTCTGCTAGGTCCCCTGCGCGATGCGGGCTACCAGCTGGAAGCAGATACCAGCCGGGGCATAATGGACCCGGTCTACCTTTTCGATCAGGTTTCACACACTCTTGATTGCCGCCTGAAAGCTCTTGAATTGCTATGGAACGACCTTGCTTGGGATTTGTTTACCATCGTTTTCACAGAAACTGACCGTCTTTTCCATTTCTTTTATCCCGCTTTCGAAGACGAGAACCATCCGCTCTATCCCAAGGCGGAAGAATTCATGCACAAATGGGACAAAACCATCGGCGCGGTTCTCGATAAATTCGAAGCCCTTCCTGGTGAAACAAAGCTTATATCCTTTGCTGACCATGGCTTTGCAACTCTCGAAACCGAAGTGGACCTAAACACTTTTCTCGTTCAAAACGACTATCTTGAGTACACCCGTCCGGCAAAAGACCAATGGGATTCCACCATAATTTCTCAATCCAGCAAAGCATTTGCCCTTGATCCAGGAAGAATATATATCCATACGTCTGATTTCGCGCGCGGGCAGGTCGACCATGCGCAGGCTGAAAAAATCGCAGCTGAAATAGCGGACAAGCTTATGCAGCTCCAATTCAACGGGGAACAGGTTATGCATCAGGTTCTGACCAAACGCCAAGCTTACGGCGAAATCCCCATTGGTAATCCGCCGGACCTGATCTGCACCGCCAAGCCGGGATTCGATCTCAAAGCCAAATTCGACAGGGCTGAAATATTCGGTTTCCACGGCAGAACTGGAACGCATACCATAAAGGATGCTTTTTTCTATAGCTCCGACGGGCAGCAGATAGAATCCATGTACCAGACCGGCCAAATCATACTTGACTGGTTTGATATTAATTTGAAAGATTGA
- a CDS encoding phosphatidylglycerol lysyltransferase domain-containing protein translates to MNNEFKPITLACQNEFDKALAVCSQHTSDYTFANIWGWTDHYGLEISCSDSGLIHVRQTKPEVIHWAPIGDWFSADWTKCKLMNTPGTKFTRIPEELALHLKEIFGDKIEITENRDHFDYVYSVQELIELRGNRFHKKKNLYRQFMKKYDYEYREITPDCVEEVLEMQLEWYRWQEENNFSPALVAENEAIAKVLKEMDTIRNLTGGTLRIGNRIIAYTIAEPLGEDTIVIHFEKGNTYFKGVYQAINQMFLENNASDKKFVNREQDLGEPGLRKAKESYNPVHFMKKYELVVL, encoded by the coding sequence ATGAATAACGAATTCAAGCCCATAACCCTTGCATGTCAAAACGAATTTGATAAGGCCCTGGCGGTCTGCTCGCAGCACACTTCCGACTATACCTTCGCCAATATCTGGGGTTGGACCGATCATTACGGGCTAGAAATAAGCTGCTCAGATTCCGGGCTTATCCATGTTCGCCAGACCAAACCTGAAGTCATTCACTGGGCGCCCATAGGCGATTGGTTCAGCGCGGATTGGACCAAATGTAAGCTCATGAACACTCCCGGCACAAAGTTTACCCGTATCCCTGAAGAGTTGGCTCTGCACCTTAAGGAAATATTCGGAGATAAAATCGAAATCACTGAAAACCGTGACCATTTCGATTACGTATACTCAGTGCAGGAACTCATTGAGCTACGAGGGAACCGGTTCCACAAAAAAAAGAACTTATACCGCCAGTTCATGAAAAAATACGATTACGAATACCGCGAAATCACCCCTGACTGCGTGGAAGAAGTACTTGAAATGCAGCTTGAATGGTACCGCTGGCAGGAAGAGAACAATTTCTCACCTGCACTTGTGGCTGAAAACGAAGCCATTGCCAAGGTCCTCAAAGAAATGGATACCATCCGCAACCTCACAGGCGGTACCCTGCGTATCGGCAATCGCATCATCGCATACACCATTGCCGAACCTCTTGGCGAAGACACCATCGTTATCCATTTTGAAAAGGGAAATACCTATTTCAAAGGTGTATATCAGGCCATCAACCAGATGTTTCTCGAAAACAACGCCAGCGATAAAAAATTCGTCAACCGGGAACAAGATCTCGGGGAGCCCGGCCTTCGCAAGGCGAAAGAATCATACAATCCCGTGCATTTCATGAAGAAGTATGAGCTGGTAGTTTTATAA
- a CDS encoding MATE family efflux transporter: protein MNMTTADMTNSPYRSIWNLSWPQILMMLFHLMIGLVDVWVASKLGREIQASMGMISQSLVFFMVIATATANGAVAAISQSIGAGLMARATRYVGLCILLGAVLGSALFVLGFPFRNGILIILQVPQEMRHVMEYFIEVFLYLVPLYYMQIITNAIFRAQKRVMLPLYSMIIITVLNTIGDLGLGMGMWGLPDLGYKGLAWSTFGSVTAGALFNIGALVHMGYLRRKSMAPLRWMKCAFPYLFKVAWPSGLMQLVWHSGYMVLYSITASLPENNIIALAGMTAGIRIESILFLPAFAFNMTASIIIGHYLGDGKADEAKKFGYRILFLAIGFLSVTAILLWQVIYPVTAIIAPEKVVLDEAVNYLYYNMLAIPFTLTSMIMAGALNGAGATLYNLFIFAVTVWGCRLPLAYVLGHEVMHSATGIWMAMLISQGVQASIIFYTFSCRNWQKFSMIKKNKKRISNE, encoded by the coding sequence ATGAATATGACCACCGCTGACATGACCAACTCTCCATACAGATCCATATGGAACCTGTCATGGCCGCAAATATTGATGATGCTCTTCCACCTGATGATCGGTCTTGTGGATGTTTGGGTAGCATCCAAACTGGGACGGGAAATTCAAGCCTCTATGGGCATGATCAGCCAGTCTCTGGTCTTTTTTATGGTAATAGCCACGGCAACAGCAAACGGTGCTGTGGCTGCCATCAGCCAGTCAATAGGTGCCGGGCTGATGGCCCGGGCCACGCGTTATGTGGGATTATGTATCCTCCTTGGCGCCGTACTGGGATCAGCTCTTTTTGTCCTCGGATTTCCTTTCCGCAACGGCATTCTGATCATTCTGCAAGTCCCGCAGGAAATGCGGCATGTGATGGAGTACTTCATAGAGGTATTCCTTTATCTCGTGCCCTTATATTACATGCAGATCATCACCAATGCCATTTTCAGGGCACAGAAAAGAGTCATGCTGCCGCTTTATAGCATGATAATCATCACCGTGCTCAATACCATAGGCGACCTCGGGCTTGGCATGGGCATGTGGGGATTGCCGGATCTTGGGTACAAAGGACTTGCATGGTCTACCTTTGGCTCCGTCACTGCAGGGGCACTCTTCAACATAGGCGCACTGGTCCACATGGGATACCTGCGGCGTAAAAGCATGGCCCCGCTACGGTGGATGAAATGCGCCTTCCCGTACCTTTTCAAAGTAGCATGGCCAAGTGGCTTGATGCAGCTGGTCTGGCATTCCGGATATATGGTTCTTTATTCAATTACCGCCAGTCTGCCCGAAAACAACATCATCGCACTGGCAGGAATGACTGCTGGCATTCGTATTGAATCGATTCTCTTTCTGCCGGCTTTCGCCTTCAATATGACAGCTTCTATTATTATCGGGCATTATCTGGGAGACGGAAAAGCTGACGAAGCTAAAAAATTCGGATATAGAATTCTATTTCTGGCTATCGGCTTTTTAAGCGTCACCGCAATTCTGCTCTGGCAGGTAATCTATCCCGTGACAGCCATAATAGCCCCGGAAAAGGTAGTCCTTGATGAAGCCGTAAACTATCTTTATTATAATATGCTGGCTATTCCGTTTACCCTGACCTCCATGATCATGGCCGGGGCTTTAAACGGAGCTGGCGCGACCCTCTACAACCTGTTCATTTTTGCCGTCACCGTATGGGGATGCAGATTGCCGCTGGCGTACGTGCTCGGTCACGAAGTGATGCATTCCGCCACAGGAATCTGGATGGCTATGCTCATCTCACAGGGCGTTCAGGCATCTATTATTTTTTACACATTCTCGTGCAGAAACTGGCAGAAGTTCAGCATGATTAAGAAAAACAAGAAAAGGATCAGTAATGAATAA
- a CDS encoding LysR family transcriptional regulator yields MSSDDNFCPRVRLNVWLETEKGMLFGLGRAQLLEQIEKQGSLNKAAKALGMSYRAAWGRLKNTEDVLGDSLVLKTRGRKGCSLTPLGERVLEDYRQWVQEIENFAVMTARKSFPWNIASYEEDMERIAQDKKGKK; encoded by the coding sequence ATGTCGAGTGATGATAATTTCTGTCCCCGTGTGCGGTTGAATGTCTGGCTGGAAACAGAAAAAGGTATGCTTTTCGGTCTCGGAAGAGCTCAACTGCTGGAGCAGATTGAAAAGCAGGGCTCGCTTAATAAAGCGGCTAAAGCACTCGGCATGTCCTACCGTGCGGCTTGGGGCAGGCTTAAGAACACGGAAGATGTCCTCGGCGATTCTTTGGTGCTGAAAACAAGAGGGCGCAAAGGTTGCAGCCTTACTCCTCTTGGGGAGCGGGTACTGGAAGATTACCGGCAGTGGGTGCAGGAAATCGAAAACTTTGCAGTTATGACTGCCCGTAAATCTTTCCCCTGGAATATTGCTTCCTACGAAGAAGATATGGAGCGTATCGCTCAGGATAAAAAGGGTAAGAAGTGA